In Candidatus Micrarchaeota archaeon, a genomic segment contains:
- a CDS encoding proteasome assembly chaperone family protein, with protein MTIEFHLVKRPRLKNPVLIEGLPGLGLVGTIAASYLVEKLDMKLLGFVKSPQFPPIIAIHNFTPMYPVRLYYSTKHNLIVLLSEFVIPMDLVPEFAEALLEFGKKMKVSRIISLGSITIKGEQDTIYGITTDQVLAKKLLDNDVELIKEGATTGVTAILLAESVFSRLPTTSLLAEAHAEYADPRGAAMVLDVLNKVLDLKVDLVELEKEAKLIESKMKEIIAKSAAIKEKYKHMQEVSSMYG; from the coding sequence ATGACAATCGAATTCCATCTCGTGAAACGTCCCAGATTGAAGAATCCTGTGCTGATAGAGGGTTTGCCGGGGTTAGGATTGGTAGGTACGATTGCGGCGAGTTATCTGGTCGAAAAACTGGATATGAAACTCCTCGGGTTTGTGAAGAGCCCGCAGTTCCCGCCGATAATTGCCATACATAATTTTACACCGATGTACCCTGTCAGGTTGTACTATTCGACAAAACACAACCTTATTGTTCTGTTGTCCGAGTTTGTCATACCTATGGACCTGGTTCCTGAGTTTGCAGAGGCGCTACTGGAATTCGGTAAGAAGATGAAGGTTTCCCGGATAATCTCTCTAGGTAGTATTACCATTAAAGGTGAACAGGACACCATCTACGGGATAACTACTGATCAGGTTTTGGCTAAAAAACTGCTCGATAACGATGTAGAACTGATCAAGGAAGGCGCTACAACCGGTGTAACCGCGATACTGTTGGCCGAGAGCGTGTTTTCCAGGTTACCCACAACCTCTCTGCTTGCAGAGGCCCATGCCGAGTACGCCGACCCGCGCGGTGCTGCCATGGTGTTAGACGTTCTCAACAAGGTGTTGGACCTGAAGGTGGACCTTGTCGAACTCGAAAAAGAGGCGAAACTGATAGAGAGCAAGATGAAGGAGATCATCGCAAAAAGCGCGGCCATAAAGGAGAAGTACAAACATATGCAGGAAGTGTCCTCTATGTACGGATAA
- a CDS encoding anaerobic ribonucleoside-triphosphate reductase activating protein: protein MMWFRGFKKLSLVDYPGKVASIAFTGGCDFRCPWCYVRDLVFNSPALPKISETKVLNYMRKHRDWIDGLVVSGGEPTIHRELPDFLEKVKKEGFSVALETNGSNPDMLEHLIGHRLIDYVEMDVKGYNTELYKRATGVDVDIKDIKRSIRLIKRGMKEYAFRTTVVPTIHRPVDVVRIAKMIRGAKRYYIQQFKHSDSLIDPSFNKIPPYSRKVLEGIATRCKKFVRDVRLRNV from the coding sequence ATGATGTGGTTTAGGGGGTTCAAAAAACTGTCGCTGGTAGATTATCCTGGCAAGGTTGCAAGCATAGCGTTCACCGGGGGATGCGACTTCAGATGTCCCTGGTGCTATGTCAGAGACCTGGTGTTCAATTCTCCTGCTCTACCGAAAATCTCCGAAACAAAAGTCCTGAACTATATGCGGAAACACAGGGATTGGATAGACGGTTTAGTCGTGTCGGGCGGTGAACCCACGATACATAGGGAACTACCCGATTTTCTAGAAAAGGTGAAGAAGGAGGGGTTTTCTGTTGCCTTGGAAACGAACGGTAGTAACCCGGACATGCTGGAACATCTCATAGGACACCGCCTTATCGATTACGTAGAGATGGATGTGAAAGGATACAATACCGAACTGTACAAGAGGGCTACTGGTGTCGATGTGGACATCAAAGATATCAAAAGAAGTATCAGACTTATTAAAAGGGGTATGAAGGAATACGCGTTCAGAACAACGGTCGTACCTACGATTCACAGACCTGTTGATGTAGTGCGTATTGCAAAGATGATAAGAGGTGCTAAAAGATACTATATCCAACAGTTCAAACACAGCGATTCGTTGATCGACCCATCGTTTAACAAGATCCCTCCGTACAGTAGAAAAGTGTTGGAAGGTATCGCAACCCGTTGCAAAAAGTTTGTCAGGGACGTCAGGCTCAGAAACGTGTGA
- a CDS encoding ribonucleoside triphosphate reductase: protein MTDVDAWVEGYLNKTSWIVRENSNVAYSFSGLFLRMGGNVIEKYVLDRVYPKRISKAHINGNLHIHNLPFGLVGYCAGWSLRQLLMEGFNGVEGRVESAPAKHFDTALMQSVNFLGTLQNEWAGAMAFNSVDTFLAPFIAKDRLSYKRVKQDIQKFIFNLNVTSRWGGQTLFTNVTLDIIPPHDLKQEPVIVGGKTQKDTYQDFQDEIDMFNRAFLEVMLEGDMRGRPFSFPIPTYNITKEFDWNSDIADLIFKVTAKYGLPYFSNFVNSDMDPSDIRSMCCHLRLDLRELRRNVTGGLFGSGEMTGSVGVVTINMPRLGYLSRDESEFFDRLDELLEIAKDSLEIKRKLVQKNMDNGLIPYSKRYLGTLKFHFSTIGLVGMNEACLNLFGEDISTKHGKRFAEKVLKYIRRRLSDFQEETGNLYNLEATPAEGSSYRLALIDKKKYPKIITASEKVPRYTNSTWLPVDKTDDVIYAMRHQESLQTLYTGGTVFHAFIGERCDPDSCKAFVKKVMFNTRLPYITITPTYSVCPKHGYFAGEQHECPICHGRTEVYSRVVGYFKPVSNWNPGKQQEFKERKTYDVV, encoded by the coding sequence ATGACTGATGTTGATGCATGGGTTGAGGGTTATCTCAATAAAACCTCTTGGATAGTTCGGGAGAACAGTAATGTTGCGTACTCTTTCAGCGGACTTTTCCTCAGGATGGGGGGTAACGTAATAGAGAAATACGTATTGGATAGGGTGTATCCTAAAAGGATATCAAAGGCGCATATAAACGGTAACCTGCATATCCACAACCTACCCTTTGGCCTTGTAGGATACTGTGCAGGATGGTCTTTAAGACAACTCCTTATGGAAGGGTTCAACGGTGTAGAGGGTAGGGTCGAATCCGCTCCTGCAAAACATTTCGATACCGCATTGATGCAATCTGTTAACTTCTTGGGTACGTTACAGAACGAATGGGCGGGTGCGATGGCGTTCAACTCTGTAGACACGTTCCTCGCCCCGTTCATCGCAAAAGACAGGTTGAGTTACAAGCGGGTTAAACAGGATATCCAGAAATTCATATTCAATCTGAACGTTACATCACGTTGGGGCGGTCAAACCCTGTTCACAAATGTAACACTTGACATCATACCTCCTCACGACCTCAAACAAGAACCGGTCATCGTAGGCGGCAAAACACAGAAAGACACATACCAAGATTTTCAGGATGAGATAGACATGTTCAACCGAGCGTTTCTGGAGGTAATGCTCGAAGGCGACATGCGCGGTAGACCGTTCTCTTTCCCCATTCCCACGTACAACATAACTAAAGAGTTCGATTGGAATTCGGACATCGCGGACCTAATATTCAAAGTAACAGCCAAATACGGCCTTCCGTATTTCTCAAACTTTGTGAACAGTGATATGGACCCCAGCGACATTAGAAGTATGTGTTGTCACCTTAGACTCGACCTCCGAGAGTTAAGACGAAACGTAACCGGTGGATTGTTCGGTTCTGGTGAAATGACCGGTTCTGTAGGCGTTGTAACGATCAACATGCCACGGTTGGGTTATCTGTCAAGAGACGAATCGGAATTCTTCGATAGACTGGACGAACTGTTGGAGATAGCCAAAGATTCCCTTGAGATAAAAAGAAAACTGGTCCAAAAGAACATGGATAACGGCCTGATACCGTACTCGAAGAGATATCTCGGAACCCTGAAGTTCCATTTTTCTACCATCGGATTGGTAGGTATGAACGAGGCATGTTTGAACCTTTTCGGCGAAGACATATCTACTAAGCATGGCAAACGGTTTGCTGAGAAGGTACTGAAATACATAAGGAGAAGGTTGAGTGATTTTCAGGAAGAGACGGGCAACCTGTACAACCTGGAAGCTACGCCTGCCGAAGGGTCCTCTTACCGTCTGGCACTCATCGATAAGAAGAAGTATCCTAAGATCATCACTGCAAGCGAGAAAGTGCCGCGGTACACCAATTCTACTTGGTTACCTGTCGACAAAACCGATGACGTGATATATGCAATGCGTCACCAGGAATCCTTACAGACCTTGTATACCGGAGGAACCGTCTTCCATGCCTTTATCGGTGAACGATGCGACCCAGACAGTTGTAAAGCATTTGTTAAAAAGGTCATGTTTAACACAAGACTTCCCTACATAACCATCACACCCACCTATTCTGTATGCCCAAAACACGGTTATTTTGCTGGTGAACAGCATGAATGTCCGATATGCCACGGTAGAACTGAGGTATACAGCAGGGTAGTCGGATACTTCAAACCAGTATCCAACTGGAATCCGGGTAAACAACAGGAGTTCAAGGAGAGGAAGACGTATGATGTGGTTTAG
- a CDS encoding MBL fold metallo-hydrolase, whose amino-acid sequence MKFKFLGGARQVGRSAVLVETDIRFLLDYGVKVEHGEGENIFPEPFGDPVELAVISHAHLDHSGFIPALFDTGKPRILGTPPSKALIELLLEDSIKLMEELPYKLSSFKKSLRHFQPINFDETFYRGDTTFTLRYAGHITGAAMIDVEYKNHRILYTGDFSWRETELHSKPDYPPDRDSIDILIIESTYANRDHPPRKDLEKAFYEDVRSTYESGGHVLIPAFAVDRQHEIISVLRKYDRKNRLPIYMDGMSKKATKIMMRYPEYIKDFKTFKRRIESATPVTSSRMRARVLDEPCVIVSTAGMLSGGPALYYILRLNPKSKVIFVGYCVEGTNGWYLQNKGVFFMEDGTEARVDLPVEYYDFSAHAGRSELFEFVRGVNPEKVFVMHGDEDNAVDFADELALEGFDAVAPKINDTFEI is encoded by the coding sequence ATGAAGTTTAAGTTTTTAGGTGGTGCGCGTCAGGTCGGAAGAAGCGCGGTTCTGGTGGAGACAGACATACGGTTTCTTTTAGATTACGGTGTAAAAGTGGAACACGGGGAAGGTGAAAACATATTCCCCGAACCTTTCGGTGACCCTGTCGAGTTGGCAGTGATATCGCATGCTCATCTTGATCATTCTGGTTTTATCCCGGCACTTTTCGATACCGGAAAACCGCGGATTTTAGGCACTCCCCCTTCCAAAGCGCTCATAGAACTTTTGTTGGAGGACTCGATCAAACTGATGGAGGAATTACCGTACAAGCTGTCAAGTTTTAAGAAATCTCTCCGTCATTTCCAACCCATAAATTTTGATGAAACCTTCTACCGTGGTGATACGACATTTACCCTTAGGTATGCTGGGCATATTACTGGCGCTGCGATGATAGATGTGGAATACAAAAACCATCGTATCCTTTACACCGGCGATTTTAGTTGGCGTGAGACGGAACTTCACAGCAAACCCGACTATCCGCCGGACAGGGATTCCATAGATATACTGATCATAGAATCAACGTATGCAAACAGGGACCATCCGCCTCGCAAAGACCTTGAGAAGGCTTTTTATGAAGATGTGCGTTCTACCTACGAATCAGGTGGTCATGTTCTCATACCTGCGTTTGCTGTAGACAGACAACATGAAATAATAAGCGTCTTACGGAAATACGATAGAAAAAACAGACTACCCATATACATGGATGGGATGTCTAAGAAAGCCACTAAGATTATGATGAGGTATCCCGAGTATATAAAGGATTTTAAGACGTTCAAACGCAGGATCGAATCCGCTACACCGGTTACAAGTTCGCGGATGCGTGCCCGTGTGTTGGACGAACCCTGTGTTATCGTTTCGACAGCAGGGATGTTGTCAGGCGGTCCTGCACTCTACTACATTCTTCGTCTCAATCCTAAATCAAAGGTTATATTTGTAGGATACTGTGTTGAAGGAACGAACGGGTGGTATCTCCAGAATAAAGGCGTGTTCTTCATGGAGGACGGTACAGAAGCACGGGTTGACCTTCCGGTCGAATACTACGATTTTTCTGCGCATGCGGGTCGTAGCGAACTCTTCGAATTCGTACGCGGTGTAAACCCAGAGAAAGTGTTTGTTATGCACGGTGATGAAGACAATGCGGTGGATTTTGCCGATGAACTTGCATTGGAAGGTTTTGATGCGGTTGCACCTAAAATCAACGATACTTTTGAAATCTAA
- a CDS encoding HAD family hydrolase, translating to MIKSILFDMDGVLINSEPAWIKVHEHLFKKYGLVWNTDEYDNHIRGKPLKDILKYLYKKGLPERLGQRFKRERGLLYLKNDPKLFPTVITTLRKLKKSYLLGLVTSTDRWLTERLLKRKRLRQFFEVVVTGDEILRGKPDPWPYMYAMTIMETLPEETVIVEDSIIGVKSAVRSGAFVVAVTNTFSKDELPGADAYIAQLSDIEHVLESM from the coding sequence ATGATCAAATCGATACTGTTCGATATGGACGGTGTACTGATTAACTCCGAACCTGCATGGATAAAGGTACACGAACATCTGTTCAAAAAATACGGGTTGGTATGGAACACTGATGAGTACGACAATCACATCCGAGGTAAACCGTTGAAGGACATATTGAAGTACCTGTATAAAAAGGGGTTACCGGAGCGGTTGGGGCAACGGTTCAAAAGGGAGAGGGGTTTACTCTATCTCAAAAACGATCCGAAACTGTTCCCAACCGTTATAACAACGCTCAGAAAACTCAAAAAATCGTATCTGTTGGGATTGGTCACATCCACGGACAGATGGCTGACCGAACGTCTGCTCAAAAGAAAAAGACTTCGACAGTTCTTCGAAGTAGTGGTAACCGGAGATGAGATATTGAGAGGTAAACCGGACCCGTGGCCCTACATGTACGCAATGACGATCATGGAAACGTTACCCGAGGAAACGGTTATCGTTGAAGACAGCATCATAGGAGTAAAATCCGCCGTGAGGTCTGGTGCGTTTGTCGTTGCCGTCACCAACACATTTTCTAAAGACGAATTACCTGGTGCGGATGCCTACATTGCACAACTGTCGGACATAGAACATGTTCTGGAATCTATGTGA
- a CDS encoding phosphodiester glycosidase family protein, with the protein MRMDEHPDGTVIITHIDPLQLKLFNFLPKGGYVIKEAKLRGLRLGFNGGFFHYSKTKGFTVEGRVIYRGKVVFSRPLPTNWAYLLCVYKNGVLSLTKFNLYFAKSVRDVHMCIEAGPRLVANGSVVSGLDDRIKASRLALGWDKKGLMMVGFVRDKVTLREFAVRMKNAGGVFVLNLDGGGSASLYYNENGVERRFTGVPTHPYDVIKYAYSEYGRLVPYMIGVE; encoded by the coding sequence ATGAGAATGGATGAACATCCTGACGGTACGGTGATCATAACACATATCGATCCGTTACAGTTAAAACTGTTCAATTTTCTACCAAAAGGCGGATATGTGATAAAGGAAGCAAAACTAAGAGGGTTAAGATTGGGTTTTAACGGAGGGTTCTTCCATTATTCGAAAACCAAAGGGTTTACCGTGGAGGGCCGTGTCATATATCGCGGAAAAGTAGTTTTCAGTAGACCGTTGCCAACGAACTGGGCATACCTGTTATGCGTTTACAAGAACGGTGTCCTATCATTAACCAAATTCAACCTTTACTTCGCCAAATCCGTACGCGATGTCCATATGTGCATAGAAGCAGGGCCTAGATTGGTAGCAAACGGGTCGGTTGTCAGCGGTTTGGACGACAGAATAAAAGCCTCTAGGCTTGCCCTAGGTTGGGATAAGAAAGGGTTGATGATGGTGGGATTCGTCAGGGATAAGGTCACGTTGAGAGAGTTTGCAGTACGTATGAAGAACGCGGGCGGAGTGTTCGTGCTCAATCTCGACGGTGGGGGGTCTGCATCGTTGTACTATAACGAAAACGGAGTCGAAAGAAGGTTCACGGGTGTGCCTACGCACCCGTACGACGTAATAAAATACGCTTACTCCGAATACGGAAGACTTGTACCCTACATGATAGGTGTTGAATAA
- the infB gene encoding translation initiation factor IF-2 → MLRQPIISMLAHVDHGKTSILDKIRQTVVAQKEAGAITQHVSASEVPIEVVKKICRKIIERYRIELKIPGLLFIDLPGHEAFTSLRERSGALADLGVLVIDVMQGIQNQTVESINILKQHRVPFVVAANKIDLIEGWVPQDTYSFTESFNRQNERTKRLLDERLYEIIGRLAEYGFNAERFDRITDPTKQVMVFPLSAKTGEGLAEFLLYIAGLSQKYLEENLKLEVSGPAKGSILEVKEDRWLGTTVDAIIYDGTLRKGDTIMVVTLTGTKKVKVRGLFKPVLPGQAKGDKRFINIDKAVAAAGVKILAADIEDVVPGSPFSGVDEGVDEKELSKKLYSTVNNVLVKSEKEGVIIKADTLGSAEALLKLFNNENIPVRSVDIGKVTKKDVIEAESVRDKDKYLGVVVAFNVGVTEDARETAKKEEIPIIESNVVYDLVDRYKIWVKEEKEREKRMLEANIQWPAKIKVLSGCCFRVSKPAVFGIEVIGGKIKPGYTLMTEDGKIIGKIKGIQSEGNSIQEAVGGMQVAISMDDVVFGKDVTEDSTLYSYIPLNQIRILTERFGTELNEREKDILKEVNRILLKLKLQV, encoded by the coding sequence ATGTTGAGACAACCTATCATCTCGATGCTCGCGCATGTTGACCATGGCAAAACGTCGATACTCGATAAGATCAGACAGACGGTAGTCGCCCAGAAAGAGGCGGGTGCCATAACGCAGCATGTCTCCGCAAGCGAGGTTCCAATCGAAGTTGTTAAAAAGATATGCAGGAAGATCATCGAAAGGTACCGTATCGAACTGAAGATTCCCGGGTTATTGTTCATAGACCTGCCCGGTCACGAAGCCTTCACATCGTTGAGAGAAAGGTCCGGAGCATTGGCCGACCTCGGTGTTCTTGTCATAGATGTAATGCAAGGGATACAGAATCAAACGGTAGAATCGATCAACATACTTAAACAACACAGGGTACCTTTCGTCGTAGCGGCCAACAAGATAGACCTGATAGAAGGATGGGTACCGCAGGATACCTACTCTTTCACGGAATCCTTCAACAGACAGAACGAAAGAACGAAACGCCTTCTCGATGAACGGTTGTATGAGATAATAGGCAGGCTCGCAGAATACGGGTTCAATGCAGAACGGTTTGATAGGATCACCGACCCTACAAAACAGGTTATGGTATTTCCGTTATCCGCAAAAACCGGTGAAGGGTTAGCGGAATTCCTACTGTACATTGCCGGTTTGAGCCAGAAGTATCTCGAGGAAAACCTCAAATTAGAGGTTTCTGGACCTGCAAAAGGGTCCATTCTAGAAGTCAAAGAGGACAGATGGTTGGGAACAACTGTCGATGCGATCATCTACGACGGCACGTTAAGAAAAGGGGACACAATAATGGTAGTTACACTGACGGGTACAAAAAAGGTCAAGGTGCGCGGGTTGTTCAAACCCGTGCTTCCCGGACAGGCTAAAGGAGATAAACGATTTATAAATATAGATAAAGCCGTAGCGGCTGCAGGGGTCAAGATACTTGCCGCCGACATAGAAGATGTTGTTCCCGGGTCACCTTTCAGCGGGGTCGATGAAGGGGTCGATGAAAAGGAACTGAGCAAAAAACTGTATTCAACCGTCAACAACGTTTTGGTCAAATCGGAAAAGGAAGGAGTGATCATAAAAGCGGACACGTTAGGGTCTGCTGAAGCATTACTCAAACTCTTCAACAATGAAAATATACCTGTAAGGTCTGTGGACATCGGTAAGGTTACGAAAAAGGATGTGATAGAAGCAGAAAGTGTTAGGGATAAGGACAAGTATTTGGGTGTTGTGGTCGCGTTCAACGTAGGAGTCACTGAAGATGCCCGCGAAACTGCGAAGAAGGAGGAGATCCCGATCATAGAGAGTAATGTTGTTTACGACCTCGTGGACAGGTATAAGATATGGGTCAAAGAAGAAAAAGAGAGAGAAAAGAGGATGTTGGAAGCGAACATCCAATGGCCGGCCAAGATAAAGGTTCTATCGGGTTGCTGTTTCAGAGTTTCAAAACCTGCAGTGTTCGGAATAGAGGTCATAGGAGGGAAGATAAAACCTGGGTATACGTTGATGACCGAGGACGGTAAAATAATAGGTAAGATAAAAGGGATACAATCCGAAGGTAACAGTATCCAGGAGGCAGTAGGAGGTATGCAGGTTGCTATCTCGATGGATGACGTTGTGTTCGGAAAGGATGTGACCGAAGATTCGACCCTCTACTCGTATATACCGTTAAACCAGATCCGTATACTGACAGAACGGTTCGGAACAGAACTCAATGAAAGGGAAAAGGATATACTCAAAGAAGTCAACAGAATCCTTCTGAAACTTAAACTTCAGGTGTGA
- a CDS encoding RtcB family protein has translation MEEEIKFREVSEAVWEMDRTGDMRVPVRIIAVKPLLEQMRRDRTFWQIRNVASMPGIVKHALVMPDGHEGYGFPIGGVAAFDADEGIISPGGVGYDINCGVRLVTTPLTYDDVKPKIGLLIRELFKNVPSGVGSKGKLRLSRQELEEALVGGVEWAIEQGYGRPEDAEHCEENGRMEGADPSAVSDRAIKRGLPQFGTLGAGNHFLEVQKVSDVFIPEIAERFGLSEGQVVVMIHCGSRGFGHQVCDDYIRVMLRASEKYGIRLPDKELCAAPIKSREAENYIKAMKCAVNYAFTNRHIIMHWVRETFDHVFGRGTSDEMNLVYDVAHNIAKFEEHDVDGKRMQLVVHRKGATRAFAAGRPELPMAYRDIGQPVLIPGSMGTASYVLVGKEEGMRTSFGSTCHGAGRVMSRHAAVRSYPWSTVKESLSKKGITLIAADRRVISEEAPQAYKDIDLIVKSVAKAGISDIVAKMVPIGVVKG, from the coding sequence ATGGAGGAAGAGATAAAGTTTAGAGAGGTCTCGGAAGCGGTTTGGGAAATGGATAGGACCGGTGACATGCGCGTGCCCGTTCGGATAATCGCGGTTAAACCGCTTCTCGAACAGATGAGACGTGACCGCACTTTTTGGCAGATCAGGAACGTTGCATCGATGCCGGGGATCGTTAAGCACGCTCTCGTCATGCCCGACGGTCACGAGGGATACGGATTTCCCATAGGCGGGGTAGCAGCGTTCGATGCCGATGAAGGGATCATCTCACCGGGAGGTGTAGGTTACGATATAAACTGCGGTGTCAGACTTGTCACAACTCCGTTGACGTACGATGACGTGAAACCTAAGATCGGACTGTTAATCCGTGAATTATTCAAAAACGTGCCGAGCGGTGTAGGGTCCAAGGGCAAGTTGAGGTTATCGCGACAAGAGTTGGAGGAGGCGTTGGTCGGAGGTGTTGAATGGGCGATCGAACAGGGTTACGGTAGACCTGAAGATGCGGAACATTGCGAAGAGAACGGTAGAATGGAAGGTGCAGACCCTTCAGCGGTTTCGGACCGTGCTATAAAACGCGGGTTACCGCAGTTCGGAACGCTCGGTGCCGGGAACCATTTTCTTGAAGTTCAGAAGGTTTCGGACGTCTTCATACCTGAGATAGCAGAACGGTTCGGTTTATCCGAGGGTCAGGTTGTTGTTATGATCCATTGCGGTTCCAGAGGGTTCGGTCATCAGGTGTGCGACGATTACATACGTGTGATGCTCCGCGCATCCGAGAAATACGGTATCAGACTCCCTGACAAAGAGTTGTGTGCTGCACCTATTAAGAGCAGGGAAGCGGAGAACTACATCAAAGCTATGAAATGTGCGGTCAATTATGCCTTTACCAACCGTCATATCATCATGCATTGGGTCAGAGAAACGTTCGACCATGTGTTCGGCAGAGGAACGAGCGATGAGATGAACCTGGTTTACGATGTAGCCCATAACATCGCCAAGTTCGAAGAGCACGATGTTGACGGTAAACGTATGCAACTCGTAGTTCACAGGAAGGGTGCGACACGCGCGTTTGCAGCAGGCAGACCCGAGTTACCGATGGCTTACAGAGATATCGGTCAACCCGTCCTGATACCGGGGAGCATGGGAACCGCATCGTACGTTCTTGTTGGTAAAGAGGAGGGTATGAGAACTTCTTTCGGTTCGACGTGTCACGGCGCAGGCCGCGTTATGTCCCGTCACGCAGCGGTTCGCAGTTATCCGTGGTCTACAGTCAAGGAATCGTTGTCAAAGAAAGGGATAACGCTGATCGCGGCGGACAGAAGGGTTATATCTGAGGAAGCACCGCAGGCTTACAAAGACATCGACCTTATTGTGAAAAGTGTTGCCAAGGCTGGGATCAGCGACATCGTGGCGAAGATGGTCCCGATAGGTGTTGTAAAGGGGTAA